In the Kineococcus mangrovi genome, one interval contains:
- the cydD gene encoding thiol reductant ABC exporter subunit CydD: MSTSTRPRGPVDPRLLRHARPARAGIAATGLVEAAGAGALVLQAVALADVVVALWQRADPGTGLRLLVAAVLARVLTSWAATRLAQRTASAVRDDLRLRVLEATLRLGPAWAERFGRGRLTALLAQGLPSLDGWFTRYLPALVPGVLLPPVVLVLLALTDLQSAVTVLLTLPLVPVFAVLLGKATQARADRQWRTQRTLAAHFLDTVRGLPTLRAHRRAQRQVAAVAVSTDAHRRATLSVLRVAFLSSTALDLVGTLSVGLVAVTAGMRLAGGSLDLRTAVLVILLAPEAYRPLREVGARFHDTAEATAVVDDVDAVLTAPLPQRTPGPGTAGLRLRGVGVRREDGTAVVDGVDLDVAPGELHALAGPSGAGKTTVARVAAGVLVPDTGSLQHDPAVVAHLPQRPEFAHAVTVADAVRAGREATEEDVRRALAAAAAGDLDPATALGEHAGGLSAGQRQRVALARTVLSARRGARVLVLDEPTAHLDPAAEDAVVATLRALAHEDGLAVLVVAHRPALLAAADRTTTLTRPAPPVVADRADEAAAPAPQRPAGADRALATQPARRGRWAGVLAVATGVAAVLAGLTLTAAATWLLVSAADRPPVLTLSVAAVVVRASATARPLLAYAERLLSHDLAFARLARWRSDVVAALVPRLPGPLSRKRAGRSGELLVQLADDVDARVDGVLRARHPATVTVVAVLLALAALTAVHPLLVLAAVPGLLVAVLAAPALAAVAERRGEAHRAGTGALSAATVEVLDAVEDLQTLPAAHALDTLRQRQSALTAAERRRARAAAATAGLTAAGAGLVALGTALAATRLDGPEAPAAWLAAAVLAGVVLLDATRALPDAARAAVRARRAREREAALLATPVPAAEPADPRPLPAPVTAPRATVLRVRGLRADWDRTNATPCLDGVDLDLRTGEVVAVRGPSGSGKSTLAAVLQRFLDPVAGDVLLEGVDVRDLAGDDVRSVVGRVGDDEHVFATSVRQNLLLAAPGAGDEDLLAVLARVRLGEWLRALPRGLDTHVGDGGAPLSGGERRRLAMARALLADVRVLVLDEPSEGLDEETGRRLVTDLLGARSGCAVLLLAHREEGVDRADRVLDLSGGNWCRAPESPVQLRRSGSPPVHPWLTCDPAHRPSPRHRARPGVLAMLEVTVRPRQLLLVLLGVIVALSGISYAFLLLTVGFGVDAGVVVSARKFFDVNAETNLPSWFSAVLLTVTGLVTFEVGRRAYVEGRRWRWHWMVLGAGFCYLSLDELVALHEKLVEPMTAVVGDSGVFKYAWVAAALPAVLLVALFYVRFLLALPRRTAALVLLAGALYVGGSVGLEMVANALSDMGFDEQGLLLGTMQAVEEACEMTGPALFLAVVAGISRQTRRVDVPAPAAPRVRSA; the protein is encoded by the coding sequence GTGAGCACGAGCACCCGGCCCCGCGGACCGGTCGACCCCCGGCTGCTGCGGCACGCCCGGCCCGCCCGGGCCGGGATCGCGGCCACCGGCCTGGTCGAGGCCGCCGGCGCCGGCGCCCTGGTCCTGCAGGCCGTGGCGCTCGCCGACGTCGTGGTGGCCCTGTGGCAGCGCGCCGACCCCGGCACCGGCCTGCGGCTGCTGGTGGCGGCCGTCCTCGCCCGGGTCCTCACCTCGTGGGCGGCCACTCGCCTGGCCCAGCGCACCGCGAGCGCCGTGCGCGACGACCTGCGCCTGCGGGTGCTGGAGGCGACCCTGCGGCTGGGCCCGGCGTGGGCCGAGCGCTTCGGCCGCGGACGGCTGACGGCGCTGCTGGCACAGGGGCTGCCGTCCCTGGACGGCTGGTTCACCCGCTACCTGCCCGCCCTCGTGCCGGGGGTGCTGCTCCCCCCGGTCGTGCTCGTCCTGCTGGCCCTCACCGACCTCCAGTCCGCGGTGACGGTGCTGCTGACCCTGCCGCTGGTGCCGGTGTTCGCGGTGCTGCTGGGCAAGGCGACGCAGGCGCGCGCGGACCGGCAGTGGCGCACGCAGCGGACGCTGGCGGCGCACTTCCTCGACACCGTGCGCGGGCTGCCGACGCTGCGCGCGCACCGCCGGGCGCAGCGGCAGGTGGCCGCCGTCGCGGTGAGCACCGACGCGCACCGGCGCGCGACGCTGTCGGTGCTGCGGGTGGCGTTCCTGTCCTCCACCGCCCTCGACCTCGTCGGGACCCTGTCGGTCGGGCTGGTGGCGGTGACCGCGGGGATGCGGCTGGCCGGCGGGTCGCTGGACCTGCGCACCGCCGTGCTGGTGATCCTGCTGGCCCCGGAGGCGTACCGGCCGCTGCGGGAGGTGGGGGCCCGCTTCCACGACACCGCCGAGGCGACCGCCGTCGTCGACGACGTGGACGCCGTGCTGACCGCGCCGCTGCCGCAGCGCACCCCCGGTCCCGGTACCGCCGGGCTGCGGCTGCGCGGGGTGGGCGTGCGGCGCGAGGACGGCACCGCCGTCGTCGACGGGGTCGACCTCGACGTGGCCCCCGGGGAGCTGCACGCCCTGGCCGGGCCCAGCGGCGCCGGGAAGACCACGGTGGCGCGGGTGGCCGCGGGGGTGCTCGTCCCGGACACCGGTTCCCTCCAGCACGACCCGGCGGTCGTGGCGCACCTGCCGCAGCGGCCGGAGTTCGCCCACGCCGTCACGGTCGCCGACGCCGTGCGCGCCGGGCGCGAGGCCACCGAGGAGGACGTGCGGCGCGCCCTGGCCGCCGCCGCGGCGGGCGACCTGGACCCCGCGACCGCGCTCGGGGAGCACGCGGGCGGGCTCTCGGCCGGGCAGCGCCAGCGCGTGGCGCTGGCCCGCACGGTCCTGTCGGCGCGTCGGGGCGCCCGCGTCCTCGTGCTGGACGAGCCGACCGCCCACCTCGACCCCGCCGCCGAGGACGCCGTCGTGGCGACCCTGCGGGCCCTGGCGCACGAGGACGGCCTGGCCGTCCTCGTCGTGGCGCACCGCCCCGCCCTGCTGGCCGCCGCCGACCGCACGACGACGCTCACCCGGCCCGCCCCGCCCGTCGTCGCGGACCGCGCGGACGAGGCGGCCGCCCCTGCCCCGCAGCGGCCGGCGGGGGCGGACCGCGCGCTTGCGACGCAGCCGGCCCGCCGCGGCCGGTGGGCCGGGGTCCTCGCGGTCGCGACGGGTGTCGCGGCGGTCCTGGCGGGTCTGACGCTGACCGCCGCCGCCACCTGGCTGCTGGTGAGCGCCGCCGACCGGCCCCCGGTGCTGACGCTGTCGGTCGCGGCCGTCGTCGTGCGCGCCAGTGCCACCGCCCGGCCCCTGCTCGCCTACGCCGAACGCCTGCTGAGCCACGACCTGGCCTTCGCCCGGCTCGCCCGGTGGCGTTCCGACGTCGTCGCCGCCCTCGTCCCCCGCCTGCCGGGCCCGTTGTCGCGCAAGCGGGCCGGCCGCTCCGGGGAGCTGCTCGTCCAGCTCGCCGACGACGTCGACGCCCGGGTGGACGGGGTGCTGCGGGCCAGGCACCCCGCGACCGTGACCGTCGTCGCGGTGCTGCTGGCCCTGGCCGCGCTCACCGCCGTGCACCCGCTGCTGGTCCTGGCCGCGGTGCCCGGCCTGCTCGTCGCGGTGCTCGCCGCCCCGGCGCTCGCCGCGGTCGCCGAACGCCGGGGGGAGGCGCACCGCGCCGGCACGGGGGCGCTCAGCGCGGCGACGGTCGAGGTGCTCGACGCCGTCGAGGACCTGCAGACGCTGCCCGCCGCTCACGCGCTGGACACGCTGCGGCAGCGGCAGTCCGCGCTCACCGCGGCCGAGCGGCGCCGGGCCCGGGCGGCCGCCGCGACGGCCGGGCTGACCGCTGCCGGGGCGGGCCTCGTCGCCCTCGGCACCGCGCTCGCGGCGACGCGGCTCGACGGCCCCGAGGCTCCCGCGGCGTGGCTGGCGGCGGCGGTGCTGGCCGGGGTGGTCCTGCTGGACGCGACCCGCGCCCTGCCCGACGCGGCTCGCGCCGCGGTCCGCGCGCGGCGGGCGCGGGAGCGGGAGGCGGCCCTGCTCGCCACCCCCGTCCCCGCCGCCGAACCCGCCGACCCGCGTCCGCTGCCGGCCCCGGTGACGGCTCCGCGGGCCACGGTCCTGCGCGTGCGGGGGCTGCGGGCCGACTGGGACCGCACGAACGCGACCCCGTGCCTGGACGGGGTGGACCTGGACCTGCGCACCGGGGAGGTCGTCGCCGTCCGCGGGCCGTCGGGATCGGGCAAGTCGACCCTCGCCGCGGTCCTGCAACGCTTCCTGGACCCGGTCGCCGGGGACGTGCTGCTGGAGGGCGTCGACGTGCGCGACCTCGCCGGTGACGACGTGCGGTCGGTCGTGGGCCGGGTCGGTGACGACGAGCACGTCTTCGCGACCTCGGTGCGGCAGAACCTGCTGCTGGCCGCCCCCGGGGCCGGCGACGAGGACCTGCTGGCCGTGCTGGCCCGGGTGCGCCTGGGCGAGTGGTTGCGCGCCCTGCCCCGCGGCCTGGACACCCACGTCGGCGACGGCGGAGCGCCCCTGTCCGGCGGGGAGCGGCGGCGCCTGGCCATGGCCCGGGCCCTGCTGGCCGACGTGCGGGTCCTGGTGCTCGACGAACCCTCCGAGGGACTGGACGAGGAGACCGGACGCCGGCTCGTGACCGACCTGCTCGGGGCCCGGTCGGGGTGCGCGGTGCTGCTGCTGGCCCACCGGGAGGAGGGGGTGGACCGGGCCGACCGGGTGCTGGACCTGAGCGGGGGAAACTGGTGCCGAGCCCCGGAGTCACCCGTTCAGCTCAGGAGATCGGGTTCACCACCGGTTCATCCGTGGTTAACCTGTGACCCCGCCCACCGCCCGAGCCCGCGGCACCGGGCTCGACCGGGGGTCCTCGCCATGCTCGAAGTCACCGTCCGACCACGCCAGCTGCTCCTCGTCCTGCTGGGTGTCATCGTCGCCCTGTCCGGGATCAGTTACGCGTTCCTGCTGCTGACGGTGGGGTTCGGCGTGGACGCCGGCGTCGTCGTCTCGGCCCGCAAGTTCTTCGACGTCAACGCCGAGACGAACCTGCCGTCCTGGTTCTCCGCCGTCCTGCTCACCGTCACCGGCCTGGTGACGTTCGAGGTCGGCCGTCGTGCGTACGTCGAGGGCCGCCGGTGGCGGTGGCACTGGATGGTCCTGGGTGCGGGGTTCTGCTACCTGTCGCTGGACGAGCTGGTCGCCCTGCACGAGAAACTGGTCGAGCCCATGACGGCCGTCGTCGGGGACTCGGGGGTGTTCAAGTACGCCTGGGTCGCCGCCGCCCTGCCCGCGGTGCTCCTCGTGGCGCTGTTCTACGTGCGGTTCCTGCTGGCCCTGCCCCGGCGCACCGCCGCCCTCGTCCTGCTGGCCGGCGCCCTGTACGTGGGGGGTTCGGTGGGCCTGGAGATGGTCGCGAACGCGTTGTCGGACATGGGGTTCGACGAGCAGGGCTTGCTGCTGGGGACGATGCAGGCGGTCGAGGAGGCCTGCGAGATGACCGGCCCGGCGCTGTTCCTGGCGGTCGTGGCGGGGATCAGCCGGCAGACCCGCCGGGTGGACGTGCCGGCCCCGGCCGCGCCGCGGGTGCGGTCCGCCTGA
- the cydB gene encoding cytochrome d ubiquinol oxidase subunit II, giving the protein MDLPVLWFGIAVLAWVLFFVLEGFDFGVGFLGPLLGRTEAERGAAVRTVGPVWDGNEVWLVAAIGVTFAAFPDWYAALLSGLYLPMIALLLLLAVRGVAIEFRGKHDTARWRDRCDAALALSSLLLAGTWGAVLGVLVSGLALSPGGEVQTGGWLGGLGRSLDPLLAPWAVLGGFAGVLLTTVHGATFLALRTTGVLRQRARRLTVATAPALLVIALALFIAAGHAVVAAAAALLALAAVAAWRRAEVVAFAATTLAVAGSVVAVFTAHLDLGAGTGAWVLLRSTLGASGDVTLGAAAASPGALHLITVAGVVVLPGVIAYQAWSYWVFRRRVTSGPVRPAARRPAPAGRPAR; this is encoded by the coding sequence ATGGACCTGCCCGTCCTGTGGTTCGGGATCGCCGTCCTGGCCTGGGTGCTGTTCTTCGTCCTGGAGGGTTTCGACTTCGGCGTCGGGTTCCTCGGGCCCCTGCTGGGCCGGACCGAGGCCGAGCGCGGCGCCGCCGTCCGCACCGTCGGCCCCGTCTGGGACGGCAACGAGGTGTGGCTGGTGGCCGCGATCGGCGTCACCTTCGCCGCCTTCCCCGACTGGTACGCGGCCCTGCTGTCCGGGCTGTACCTGCCGATGATCGCGCTGCTGCTCCTGCTCGCCGTGCGCGGCGTGGCCATCGAGTTCCGCGGCAAGCACGACACCGCCCGCTGGCGCGACCGGTGCGACGCCGCCCTGGCCCTCAGCTCCCTGCTGCTGGCCGGCACCTGGGGCGCCGTCCTCGGCGTCCTCGTCTCCGGCCTGGCCCTGTCCCCCGGCGGGGAGGTCCAGACCGGCGGCTGGCTCGGCGGCCTGGGACGGTCCCTGGACCCGCTGCTCGCGCCGTGGGCCGTCCTCGGCGGGTTCGCCGGGGTGCTCCTGACCACCGTGCACGGGGCGACGTTCCTCGCCCTGCGCACCACCGGCGTCCTGCGGCAGCGGGCGCGCCGGCTCACCGTGGCCACCGCCCCGGCCCTGCTCGTCATCGCCCTGGCCCTGTTCATCGCCGCCGGGCACGCCGTCGTCGCGGCCGCCGCCGCGCTGCTGGCGCTGGCCGCCGTCGCCGCCTGGCGCCGCGCCGAGGTCGTGGCGTTCGCGGCGACGACGCTGGCCGTGGCCGGTAGCGTCGTCGCGGTGTTCACCGCCCACCTCGACCTCGGCGCGGGGACCGGCGCCTGGGTCCTGCTGCGCAGCACCCTGGGCGCCTCCGGCGACGTGACCCTCGGCGCGGCCGCGGCCTCCCCCGGTGCGCTGCACCTCATCACCGTCGCCGGCGTGGTCGTCCTGCCCGGGGTGATCGCCTACCAGGCCTGGTCGTACTGGGTCTTCCGCCGCCGCGTCACCAGCGGCCCGGTCCGCCCCGCCGCCCGGCGACCGGCCCCGGCGGGCCGCCCCGCCCGGTGA
- a CDS encoding cytochrome ubiquinol oxidase subunit I, which translates to MTIEDLTRLQFAVTTLYHYLFVPLSISLALFTALLQTAHLRRTRRGGDDTYGRLSLLVGKLLMTTFAVGVVTGLVQEFQFGLSWSSFARFYGDVFGPTLAVEGMLAFFLEATFLGLWWFGRDRLPALVHLGTIWVVAVGTAISAFVILAANSFMQNPVAYTIDAQTGRARLGSFRELLLNEVNLAAFPHTYAGAVMAGGALVMAVGVWHLLRGQYGEDTAEFAAFRTLSRFGAWATLAGGGLVAVSGDVLGKVITQVQPMKMAAAEALYRTTTGAPFSIFSYAPLGSDRPTFSLEVPGFLSFLAKGSFTAQVLGLKDLQDAYAAQFGPGDYVPWIPVAFWSFRLMIGVGMFAVLVAAAHLWVSRRSRVLRPDHRLAQGLLWSVGLLPLLPLAANSFGWIFTETARQPWLVFGLFRTADGVSPGLTFAEVAASLAAFTLVYGALAVVWVKLAFRLVRKGLPQLPPPAPTEADAGSDTGSDAGFATTY; encoded by the coding sequence GTGACCATCGAGGACCTCACCCGGCTGCAGTTCGCGGTGACGACGCTCTACCACTACCTCTTCGTGCCGCTGTCCATCAGCCTGGCGCTGTTCACCGCCCTGCTGCAGACGGCGCACCTGCGCCGGACCCGACGCGGGGGCGACGACACCTACGGGCGCCTGTCCCTGCTCGTCGGCAAGCTGCTCATGACGACCTTCGCCGTCGGCGTGGTCACCGGACTGGTCCAGGAGTTCCAGTTCGGCCTGTCCTGGAGCTCCTTCGCCCGCTTCTACGGCGACGTCTTCGGCCCCACCCTCGCCGTGGAGGGCATGCTCGCCTTCTTCCTCGAAGCCACCTTCCTGGGGCTGTGGTGGTTCGGCCGCGACCGGCTGCCGGCCCTGGTCCACCTGGGGACCATCTGGGTCGTCGCGGTCGGCACCGCCATCAGCGCCTTCGTCATCCTCGCCGCGAACTCCTTCATGCAGAACCCCGTCGCGTACACGATCGACGCGCAGACCGGCCGGGCCCGCCTGGGCAGCTTCCGCGAACTGCTGCTCAACGAGGTCAACCTCGCCGCGTTCCCGCACACCTACGCCGGGGCCGTCATGGCCGGCGGCGCCCTCGTCATGGCCGTCGGCGTCTGGCACCTGCTGCGCGGGCAGTACGGCGAGGACACCGCCGAGTTCGCCGCCTTCCGCACCCTGTCGCGCTTCGGCGCCTGGGCCACCCTGGCCGGCGGCGGGCTCGTCGCGGTCAGCGGCGACGTGCTGGGCAAGGTCATCACCCAGGTGCAGCCCATGAAGATGGCCGCCGCCGAGGCGCTCTACCGCACGACGACCGGCGCGCCGTTCTCGATCTTCTCCTACGCCCCCCTGGGCAGCGACCGGCCGACCTTCTCCCTGGAGGTCCCCGGGTTCCTGTCCTTCCTGGCCAAGGGGTCGTTCACGGCGCAGGTGCTCGGGCTGAAGGACCTGCAGGACGCCTACGCCGCGCAGTTCGGCCCCGGCGACTACGTGCCCTGGATCCCCGTGGCGTTCTGGAGCTTCCGGCTCATGATCGGGGTGGGCATGTTCGCCGTGCTCGTCGCCGCCGCCCACCTGTGGGTGAGCCGGAGGTCCCGGGTCCTGCGCCCGGACCACCGCCTGGCCCAGGGCCTGCTGTGGTCGGTCGGCCTGCTGCCGCTGCTGCCCCTGGCCGCGAACTCCTTCGGGTGGATCTTCACCGAGACCGCCCGCCAGCCGTGGCTCGTGTTCGGGTTGTTCAGGACCGCCGACGGCGTCTCCCCCGGCCTGACCTTCGCCGAGGTCGCCGCCTCCCTGGCCGCGTTCACCCTCGTCTACGGCGCCCTGGCCGTCGTCTGGGTCAAGCTCGCGTTCCGCCTCGTGCGCAAGGGGCTGCCGCAGCTGCCGCCGCCGGCCCCGACCGAAGCCGACGCCGGGTCCGACACCGGGTCCGACGCCGGGTTCGCCACCACCTACTGA
- a CDS encoding BlaI/MecI/CopY family transcriptional regulator produces the protein MALGELERDVMDRLWAAGEPLTVREVHEQLAEHRKIAYTTVMTVLDRLAKKHVVRQEREGRAFRYTPVASREQMVAELMLDALGGVPTVDDRQAALVHFIGGVSPAEAAALREALDAVAPDRGPATPSA, from the coding sequence GTGGCCCTGGGAGAACTCGAACGCGACGTCATGGACCGCCTGTGGGCGGCCGGGGAGCCGCTGACCGTGCGCGAGGTCCACGAGCAGCTCGCCGAGCACCGCAAGATCGCGTACACGACCGTCATGACCGTCCTGGACCGGCTCGCCAAGAAGCACGTCGTGCGCCAGGAGCGCGAGGGGCGGGCCTTCCGCTACACCCCCGTCGCCTCCCGCGAGCAGATGGTCGCCGAGCTCATGCTCGACGCCCTCGGCGGGGTCCCGACGGTCGACGACCGGCAGGCCGCGCTCGTCCACTTCATCGGCGGCGTCTCGCCCGCCGAGGCCGCCGCGCTGCGCGAGGCCCTGGACGCCGTGGCCCCCGACCGGGGGCCCGCGACCCCCTCGGCCTGA
- a CDS encoding M56 family metallopeptidase, producing the protein MTAVWFAALGLLLAGPVPALLARARWTWQVPRAALVLWQAIALGAVLATLGAGLASLSLLFTEEPGFPFLERHGVVQTTLIGLGSTLVAVVTVRFWVVATLVGIRTRRRRNRHRDLVDLLHRNESVSEVDAALLSGTGVRVLAGPGRVAYCVPGVRSRVVVSDAMLASLTAEEVRAVLAHERAHLRARHDLVLEGFTALHAAFPRVVSSQAALDSVRLLVEMLADDAARRHAGSQPLARALVALAGAPDSGQEMPVGSAALARVRRLGARPPRRGLSALTYAAAAVVLGGPTLAIAVPWLQASYRALTR; encoded by the coding sequence GTGACAGCCGTCTGGTTCGCAGCACTGGGGCTGCTCCTGGCGGGCCCCGTCCCGGCGCTCCTGGCGCGCGCGCGGTGGACCTGGCAGGTCCCGCGCGCCGCCCTCGTCCTGTGGCAGGCCATCGCCCTCGGCGCGGTCCTGGCCACCCTCGGCGCGGGTCTGGCCTCGCTGTCGCTGCTGTTCACCGAGGAGCCCGGGTTCCCCTTCCTGGAACGCCACGGCGTCGTCCAGACGACCCTCATCGGCCTGGGCTCGACCCTCGTCGCCGTCGTCACCGTCCGGTTCTGGGTCGTCGCCACCCTCGTCGGCATCCGGACCCGGCGCCGTCGCAACCGGCACCGCGACCTGGTGGACCTGCTGCACCGCAACGAGTCCGTCTCCGAGGTCGACGCCGCGCTGCTGTCCGGCACCGGCGTGCGGGTCCTGGCCGGACCCGGCCGGGTCGCCTACTGCGTGCCCGGCGTCCGCTCCCGCGTCGTCGTCTCCGACGCCATGCTCGCCTCCTTGACCGCCGAGGAGGTGCGCGCCGTCCTGGCCCACGAACGGGCCCACCTGCGCGCCCGCCACGACCTGGTCCTGGAGGGGTTCACGGCCCTGCACGCCGCCTTCCCCCGCGTGGTGTCCAGCCAGGCCGCGCTGGACTCGGTGCGCCTGCTGGTGGAGATGCTCGCCGACGACGCCGCCCGCCGCCACGCCGGCTCCCAGCCGCTGGCCCGGGCCCTGGTGGCCCTCGCCGGGGCCCCCGACTCCGGGCAGGAGATGCCCGTCGGGTCGGCCGCCCTGGCCCGGGTGCGGCGCCTGGGCGCGCGCCCGCCGCGCCGGGGGCTGTCCGCCCTCACCTACGCGGCCGCCGCGGTCGTCCTGGGCGGGCCCACGCTGGCCATCGCCGTCCCCTGGCTGCAGGCCAGCTACCGCGCGCTGACCCGCTGA
- a CDS encoding GNAT family N-acetyltransferase, translating to MSIPQQFRPAHLPLVPAEPPARGELVEGRDAVLTLLESLLGAHSPVPAQAAAGDPVTASPAWVRRAAAAAAPAAVWAVLVRDGAAWGLAVLADRVDDAGARSGLLSGGGGYRSGMLTTPGLRASGDVARTALSLAGPLGTALAAGADARGSALELAGLPDTPAVRALAAAAGADLAAGLPVPVVERPAEGTHLVSAGMRKNLRKTANRLATDGVGVQVRLSRDPDAFAAALPEIEAAYRDRDAAHALACPLDTPAGRRTWLDRLAALGEAGRRELATLHLDGELAAYVVGVPEGGRYGVFEGRFVTRWARYSPGRLLEHTVLQHAFADPAVQVVDWMTGVAPETLLTVSRFEPRVVVHRPAAAAALLGPAVTVVDRAQRVSAR from the coding sequence GTGAGCATCCCCCAGCAGTTCCGCCCCGCCCACCTCCCCCTGGTCCCGGCTGAGCCCCCGGCCCGGGGTGAGCTCGTCGAGGGCCGCGACGCGGTCCTGACCCTGCTCGAGTCCCTCCTGGGCGCGCACTCCCCCGTTCCCGCGCAGGCCGCGGCGGGTGACCCCGTCACCGCCTCACCCGCGTGGGTGCGGCGCGCCGCGGCGGCCGCCGCACCGGCCGCCGTGTGGGCCGTGCTGGTCCGCGACGGCGCGGCGTGGGGGCTGGCCGTCCTGGCCGACCGGGTCGACGACGCGGGCGCGCGCAGCGGTCTGCTCAGCGGGGGCGGGGGGTACCGCAGCGGCATGCTGACCACGCCGGGCCTGCGCGCGTCCGGCGACGTCGCCCGCACGGCCCTGTCCCTGGCCGGCCCGCTGGGGACCGCCCTGGCGGCCGGTGCCGACGCGCGCGGGAGCGCCCTGGAGCTGGCCGGCCTGCCGGACACCCCGGCCGTGCGGGCCCTGGCGGCCGCGGCCGGGGCGGACCTCGCCGCCGGGCTGCCCGTCCCGGTGGTCGAGCGTCCCGCCGAGGGGACGCACCTGGTCAGCGCCGGGATGCGCAAGAACCTGCGCAAGACGGCGAACCGGCTCGCCACGGACGGGGTCGGGGTGCAGGTCCGCCTCAGCCGGGACCCGGACGCCTTCGCCGCGGCGCTGCCGGAGATCGAGGCCGCCTACCGCGACCGCGACGCCGCGCACGCGCTGGCCTGCCCCCTGGACACGCCCGCGGGCCGGCGCACCTGGCTGGACCGGCTGGCCGCGCTGGGGGAGGCGGGGCGGCGCGAGCTGGCGACGCTGCACCTGGACGGGGAGCTGGCCGCCTACGTGGTCGGGGTGCCGGAGGGGGGGCGCTACGGCGTCTTCGAGGGCCGCTTCGTGACGCGGTGGGCGCGCTACTCCCCCGGCCGCCTGCTGGAGCACACCGTCCTGCAGCACGCGTTCGCCGACCCGGCCGTGCAGGTCGTGGACTGGATGACGGGGGTGGCACCGGAGACGCTGCTGACCGTCAGCCGCTTCGAACCGCGGGTGGTGGTGCACCGTCCCGCGGCCGCTGCGGCCCTCCTGGGCCCCGCGGTCACCGTCGTGGACCGCGCTCAGCGGGTCAGCGCGCGGTAG